One window from the genome of Saccharicrinis carchari encodes:
- a CDS encoding DUF58 domain-containing protein, with protein MDTADLIKNVRRIEIKSRGLSNNIFAGEYHSAFKGRGMTFSEVREYQYGDDIRNIDWNVTARFNHPYVKIFEEERELTVMLLIDVSGSREFGTSFKYKKNIITEIAAVLSFSAIQNNDKIGVIFFSDKIEKFITPQKGRKHILHIIRQLISFTPDNRTTNIAEALRYLTNAIKKRCTAFVISDFMDDDFENALKIANQKHDVVALKIYDKRETEMPAVGLVKMKDAETDNYSWIDTSNKSVQEAYAQWWRDSDASTQAIFRKCGIDNTSIRTDEDYVKSLMYLFKKRM; from the coding sequence GGGCTTTCCAATAATATATTCGCAGGCGAGTACCATTCGGCATTTAAAGGTCGTGGTATGACCTTTAGCGAAGTGCGCGAGTACCAATACGGCGACGACATACGGAATATCGACTGGAATGTTACTGCGCGCTTCAACCATCCCTATGTTAAAATATTTGAGGAAGAAAGGGAACTGACGGTGATGCTGCTCATTGATGTTTCAGGTTCGCGGGAATTTGGAACCTCATTTAAATACAAGAAAAACATTATCACCGAAATAGCTGCTGTATTGTCTTTTTCGGCTATACAAAACAATGATAAAATAGGTGTTATCTTTTTTTCGGATAAGATAGAAAAGTTTATCACTCCCCAAAAAGGACGTAAACACATTTTGCATATTATCCGCCAGTTGATTTCGTTTACACCCGATAACCGTACCACCAACATTGCCGAAGCTTTGCGCTACCTCACCAATGCCATAAAAAAAAGGTGTACAGCATTTGTGATTTCCGATTTTATGGATGACGACTTTGAGAACGCACTTAAAATTGCCAATCAAAAACACGATGTGGTGGCGCTAAAAATTTACGACAAACGCGAAACAGAAATGCCCGCCGTTGGTCTGGTAAAAATGAAGGATGCCGAAACGGACAACTATTCCTGGATTGACACCTCAAACAAAAGTGTACAGGAGGCCTATGCCCAATGGTGGAGAGACAGTGATGCAAGCACACAAGCCATATTCCGCAAGTGCGGTATCGACAATACCTCTATCCGTACCGACGAGGATTATGTGAAATCGTTGATGTACTTATTTAAAAAACGAATGTGA